From Phenylobacterium montanum, the proteins below share one genomic window:
- a CDS encoding AbrB/MazE/SpoVT family DNA-binding domain-containing protein, producing MAEIAAAHTTVSDKIRALNAEGVPRAEIARFLGKRYQHVRNVLVADAEQGPTYVVGRAELAPVAEAAQPFVHEPVFEQRSGGIYRLVVRDDGVLVLPPAVREALGVPAGGVVMANLSDEEFSVISSAKAGRRAQEMVRATIGTGGPSLVDELIADRRREAAREEADD from the coding sequence ATGGCCGAGATCGCCGCCGCCCACACCACGGTGTCGGACAAGATCCGCGCCTTGAACGCCGAGGGCGTGCCACGCGCGGAGATCGCGAGGTTCCTGGGCAAGCGCTACCAGCATGTGCGCAACGTGCTGGTGGCTGACGCCGAGCAGGGACCGACCTATGTCGTGGGGCGCGCAGAGCTGGCGCCGGTCGCTGAGGCTGCTCAGCCGTTTGTGCATGAACCGGTGTTTGAACAACGCTCGGGCGGCATCTACCGCCTAGTCGTGCGTGATGACGGTGTGCTGGTGCTTCCACCCGCGGTCCGCGAAGCCCTCGGCGTTCCCGCGGGCGGCGTTGTGATGGCCAACCTCAGCGACGAAGAGTTCTCCGTGATCAGCAGCGCCAAGGCGGGCCGACGAGCGCAGGAGATGGTGCGAGCGACGATTGGGACCGGCGGCCCTAGCCTTGTCGATGAACTGATCGCCGACCGCCGGCGTGAGGCGGCGCGAGAGGAAGCAGATGACTGA
- a CDS encoding aspartate kinase, translating to MSRLVMKFGGTSVADLERIRRVGRLVAAEVEAGHRVAVVVSAMAGKTNELVAWTDGSGRAAQGLPESDDEYDTVVASGEQVTAGLLAMTLRNMGLNAKSWLGWQVPIITDDAHGRARIDEIPPEKLVAAMDAGEVAVIAGFQGVTREGRIATLGRGGSDTSAVAIAAAVGASCCDIYTDVDGVYTTDPRIEAKAKKLGKISYEEMLEMASLGAKVLQTRSVELAMAQRVPVRVLSSFVEPGEAPGQGTVVCDEEEIMEKRIVSGVAYSRDEAKITLFGLPDHPGVSSEIFSRLADANVNVDMIVQSRARASDSANMEFTVGKRDAARALEIVQSAKDAIGFEDVQCNEDVAKVSVIGVGMRSHAGVAKTMFGALADKGVNIQVISTSEIKISVLIDAAYTELAVRALHAAYGLDQL from the coding sequence GTGTCTCGGCTGGTGATGAAGTTCGGCGGCACTTCGGTGGCCGACCTGGAGCGCATCCGCCGCGTCGGGCGCCTGGTGGCGGCCGAGGTCGAGGCCGGGCACAGGGTGGCGGTGGTGGTCTCGGCCATGGCCGGCAAGACCAACGAGCTGGTGGCCTGGACCGACGGCTCGGGCCGCGCGGCTCAAGGGCTGCCGGAGTCCGACGACGAATACGACACCGTGGTCGCCTCGGGCGAGCAGGTCACCGCCGGCCTGCTGGCCATGACCCTGCGCAACATGGGCCTGAACGCCAAGTCCTGGCTGGGCTGGCAGGTGCCGATCATCACCGACGACGCCCACGGCCGCGCCCGCATCGACGAGATCCCGCCGGAAAAGCTGGTGGCGGCGATGGACGCCGGCGAAGTGGCGGTGATCGCCGGCTTCCAGGGCGTGACCCGCGAGGGACGCATCGCCACCCTGGGCCGCGGCGGCTCGGACACCAGCGCGGTGGCGATCGCCGCGGCGGTCGGGGCCTCCTGCTGCGACATCTATACCGACGTCGATGGGGTCTACACCACCGACCCGCGGATCGAGGCTAAGGCCAAAAAGCTCGGCAAAATCTCCTACGAGGAGATGCTGGAGATGGCCTCGCTGGGGGCCAAGGTGCTGCAGACCCGTTCGGTCGAGCTGGCCATGGCCCAGCGCGTGCCGGTTCGGGTGCTTTCAAGTTTCGTGGAGCCGGGGGAAGCCCCAGGGCAGGGGACCGTCGTCTGCGACGAGGAGGAGATCATGGAAAAGCGGATCGTCAGCGGCGTGGCCTATAGCCGCGACGAGGCCAAGATCACCCTGTTCGGCCTGCCCGACCATCCGGGGGTGTCGTCCGAGATCTTCAGCCGCCTCGCCGACGCCAATGTGAACGTGGACATGATCGTCCAGTCCCGCGCCCGCGCCTCGGACTCGGCCAACATGGAGTTCACGGTCGGCAAGCGCGACGCGGCCCGTGCGCTCGAGATCGTCCAGAGCGCCAAGGACGCCATCGGCTTCGAAGACGTGCAGTGTAACGAGGACGTGGCCAAGGTCTCGGTGATCGGGGTCGGCATGCGCAGCCATGCCGGCGTGGCCAAGACCATGTTCGGCGCTCTGGCCGATAAGGGCGTCAACATCCAGGTGATCTCGACCTCGGAAATCAAGATCAGCGTGCTGATCGACGCGGCCTACACCGAACTGGCGGTGCGCGCGTTGCACGCCGCTTACGGGCTGGATCAGCTGTAG
- a CDS encoding PilZ domain-containing protein has product MSSQPLAFAPDELAAVRARSERRLQERRAANWSGRIADEQRAVSYDCEVTNISETGARISISGAGELPNRMVLEVAQLGPSRPARLVWQFGRDAGLTFEN; this is encoded by the coding sequence ATGTCCAGCCAGCCTCTCGCCTTTGCGCCCGATGAACTTGCCGCCGTCCGCGCCCGCAGCGAGCGCCGCCTGCAGGAGCGCCGGGCGGCCAATTGGTCCGGCCGGATCGCCGACGAGCAGCGCGCGGTCAGCTACGACTGCGAGGTGACCAACATTTCCGAGACCGGGGCTCGCATATCCATCAGCGGCGCCGGCGAACTACCGAACCGGATGGTGCTGGAGGTGGCCCAGCTGGGCCCCAGCCGCCCTGCGCGGCTGGTCTGGCAATTCGGCCGCGACGCGGGCCTCACCTTCGAGAACTGA